AACCGTTAGAAAAAGCAACCCAAGAAACGACACGGCAAAAAAAAGAGCCCCTATACAAGGACCCCTTGGCAAGATGATCGCTATAAAACCATTTACATTTTGGCGGCGCTGCAGTCGTCCCGCCACAGACAATCCGTCTGTCCGCAAGCCGAGGCCCCTTCGTTGAAACAAGGCCGGTTACCTTCTTCGCACTGAATAGCACGAATCAAATCTGCCTTTTTTCGCCTCCCCGGCTTAAGCCCCCTGCTTCTCGCCATTTCCTGCACTTGCACCATTTTCACCGAAACTCCTCCTTTAAACAAAGAGAACCCCTTGCCAACAGTACACTTTCTAAGATCATTTTTTATTTCTTCGACACAACTGTTGCTTTTCCTTTTTTGAGAAAAGCCAAAGCTAGGAACGTAACAAGAGTCGCGAAGAGACTCGGAGGGTGCGGCCGAGGGCTACGACAGCACATTTGTATTTGAATGTTTTGTATAGACCTAACAGAGAAAAATCCCCTGCCAGCGCATACGCGCCGACAGGGGATTTTTTTAGAGCTTAGCCTGCTGTTTCTTCCGATTGTAGCACCTCTTCTTGGCGCTGGGTTTCCGTCATCATGAAAGCCACTACAATGAGTATGGCTTCAAAAGCCACAACAACAATATCCAGCGCCATCAAATAACCGTACGCCTTCGTGAGATAACCCATGAGCGGGCCGGAAAAGAACGAAAGAAAATAACTGGATGCACCAATAATGCCTGTAGCCAAACCGATCTGGTGCGGCTTAACGCCGTCCTGCCCTACCGTATAGCCCAGCACGTAAATAGCATGCAAGCCAATACCCATCAAACCGCCAACAATATAGAGAACGATCTCCGAGCTTTGAGGAATCACATGGAAAATCAGCACAGCGCAAAGCGTATTCAGAACCGCCAAAAACAAGATGGTTGGCTTACGACCAAAATGGTCGGCAAAATACCCCAGCACCACCGAGCTAAGTCCGCCAATACCGTAAATAATGCCAAAGAATTGACCAGCATCCGCTGCCGTATAGCCTTTATACGTCATAAAGAGATAAGGTCCCATGGAGGCAAAGCCCCAGTAGGGCACAATGTTGAGAATCTGAATCAAAACGCCTAGCCACACCACACGACTGCGCCCCACCGTCCGCAGCGCTTCCAGCAGATGCGTCTGCTTAATATCCTTGGACTGATCCGTATAACGCGCTTTAAAGCCCCAGATCAATAGCAACGCAAAAGCAAGGGTCGTAATGCCCATAGTCAAAAGACCGGACTGCCAGCTGCCGGTAACACCCAGGCTCCAGCCGTAATAGGAAGGCCCCACATAGGCGCCGACCGAATAGAAGGTCATCATTAGACCATTCAGCATAGCCCGTGCTGCAGGAAAAATAGAGCCTGCCACTGAGTACATAACAATGTTCCAGATTCCTTCAGTCGCGCCGAAAAGAAACCGCCAGCTCGCCGCTTCGGCAAAGCTGCTTGCCGTCGTCACCAGCATCGTTGTAATGGAAATGCCCAGCATGCCCATGATCAACATTCGTTTGCGCCCAAAGCGGTCGGCAATATAACCGGCGGGAATGTCAATCAACGCCTGCCCTAACGTAAAAATCGTTCCCAAGGTGCCAATCTGCACGGCCGTCAACGCCAACTGTCCTGCCACCGCCTTTAAGCCGACACCAAAAGCTAGGCGATTGGCCGAATAAAAGGCATAGCCCAACGCCAGCAAAAACAGCTGCAGCCAAACGACCTTGGGCACTTTGCTTAATTTTTCTTTCACGATTTTACCCTCCTGTTATTTTTCATATGACCAGATCCGCCAAGTGTGCTTCCACCAGACGGCCCATTTCTTCTGTCGACACTTTGGTCGTTCCGGGACGATAAATATCTTGAGTGCGGTACCCGGCCGCCAGCACGGCTTCTACGGACCACGCTACGGCTTTGGCCAGTTCCGGCTGCGCCAACGAGTATTCCAGCAACATGGACGTCGACAAAATGGTGCCTAGGGGATTGGCGATACCCTGTCCGGCAATTTCCGGCGCTGAACCATGAATGGGCTCGTACAAGCTGGTTTCGCGCCCTACACTCGCCGAGGGCAGCATGCCGATGGAACCGGCCAGCACCGCAGCGGCATCGCTCAAAATATCGCCAAACAAGTTGTTTGTCACCACCACATCAAATTGCCGGGGCGCCAAAATCAACTGCATGGCAAAGTTGTCCACATAATAGTGGTTTAAGGAAATCTCCCCATGACCCTTCGCCGCCTCCGTCACGGTTGCCCGCCACAGACGGGAGGAAGCCAACACATTGGCCTTGTCCACCGAAGTCACTTTCCGCCGCCGCCCTTGCGCAGCCTGGAAGGCCACAGCGGCAATGCGCTCAATCTCCGGTTTTGAATACATCTCGACATCCCAGGCTTTATCTCCTTCAGTTCCCTTTTCGCCAAAATAAATGCCTCCGTTGAGTTCACGCACAATCAAAATATCGGTATCGGTCACAACCTCTTCTTTTACCGGCGAATAAGAAGCCAGGCTGGGCAGCACCCGCACCGGACGCAGATTAGCATAGAGGCCTAGTTCCTGACGCAAGCCCAGTATGGCGCGCTCCGGACGCAATTCCGCGGACACGCCGTCCCACTTAGGGCCGCCAACGGCGCCCAACAATACCGCTTCCGCGCTTCTGGCCGCTTGTACAGTTTCTTGCGGTAGTGGTTCACCCCTATGATCCAGCGCTGCGCCGCCGGCATAACACTCCTGCAACGTCAGCTTCAAGCTGCCTTTACGAGCTGCCGCCTGCAGCACCCGCACCGCAGCATCCACGATTTCCTGGCCAATTCCATCTCCTGGTATGACAACAATTTTATGTTCCATTAGACTTCCTCCCTCACATAGTTAGCCAGCCCCCCGGCGCTGACAATCTTTTGAATAAACGGCGGCAACGGCGGCGCCATATACCGCTCGCCGCGAGTCAGATTTTCAATGACCCCGGCTTCCAGGTTAAGCCGCAATTGATCGCCCTCCTGGATGGTTCGGGCTTGCTCGCCAATTTCCAACAGCGGCAGGCCGATATTGATAGCATTGCGGTAAAATATCCGGGCAAAGCTTTCGGCAATCACGCAGGCAATGCCGTTTTCTTTAATAGAAACCGGCGCATGCTCTCGCGAAGAGCCGCAGCCAAAATTCCGTCCGGCTACCACAATGTCTCCCTTGGCAGTTTTGTTTTGAAAATCCGGGTCCAAATCTTCCATACAGTGCGCCGCCATAACGCTAGGCTCGGTAATATTCAAAAAGCGCGCCGGATAGATAAAATCCGTATCAATATTGTCGCCATAACGCCAGGCGTTTCCTTTTAAAATCATGCTTCTACCTCCTCAGGAGCCGCGATTCGTCCCATAATGGCGCTGGCCGCCGCCACCGCCGGACTAGCTAAATACACCTCACTATCGATGTGACCCATGCGACCGCGGAAATTGCGATTGGTCGTCGTCACCGCTCGCTCCCCTGCCGCCATAATGCCCATATAGCCGCCCAAGCAAGGACCGCAAGTCGGAGTGCTTACCGCCGCACCAGCCGCAATAAATTGTTGGATATATCCTTTTTCTATGGCTGCCAAATAGACTTCCTGGCTGCCGGGAATAATAATGGCTTTGACTTTGGGATGTACCTTTCTTCCTGCAAAGAACTGCGCTGCTACGGCCAAATCCTCCAGGCGGCCATTGGTGCAAGAACCGATTACCACTTGATCAATCGCCGTAGGCGGCAGTTCGCTTACAGACTTAACGTTTTCCGGCAGATGCGGCAAGGCCACAACTGGCTGCAGCCGCCCTAAATCCAAGACAATTTCTCGTTCATACTGGGCGTCAGCATCGGCTGTAAACACTTCATACTTGGAAACTCGCCCCTCTAAGTATCCTTTCGTTGCCGCATCCACCGGAAAGATGCCGTTTTTAGCACCTCCTTCAATAGCCATGTTCGCCATCGTAAAACGATCCGCCATAGAAAGAGCGGCTACGCCTTCGTCAGTAAACTCTAGTGCTTGATAGCGAGCGCCGTCGACGCCAATCTGTCCTATCAACGTCAGCATGACGTCTTTGCCGCTCACCCAACGCCCGGGCTTTCCCTTTAGACGAACGCGAATGGAAGAAGGAACCTTAAACCAAGTTTTTCCCGTCGCCCAGGCTGCAGCCAAATCAGTATGGCCTACACCAGTAGAGAATGCTCCCACTGCGCCATAGGTGCAGGTATGCGAATCCGCCCCGATGATGACTTGCCCGGGAGCCACCAACCCCTGCTCCGGCAACAGCACATGTTCAATCCCCATGCGTCCCACCTCAAAGTAGTGGGTAATGTCTTGTTCATACGCAAATTCCCGCATCGTTTTAGCGTTCATCGCCGACTGTACGTCTTTGTTCGGTACAAAATGATCTGGTACCAACGCCACTTTTTCTTTGTCAAAAAGCGGTTTGCCCATGCGCTTAAATTCTCCGATCGCCGGAGGCGCTGTAATGTCATTGGCCAGCGTAAAATCAACGCGGCACTCAATCAACTCGCCGGGAACCACCTTGTCTTTCCCGGCGCGGCTGGCCAATATCTTTTCCGTCATTGTCATGCCCATTTACCATTTCCTCCTCTTTCTTTGCAAACTAAAAGCGCCCCTAACAATGCCGTAGCATCGTTAGGGGCGCTTGACCGCGGTACCACCCTACTTGGTTCTTGTTCACCGAAATAAGTTTCGGCTTCCGGTTAACGCCCGGCTACGCTGACGCCTACAGGCCCTTGCCTCTTCAGCATCAAAGCTCCCGGGCGAGCGGCAAAAGCTGTCTGCACCGACTCGCACCTTCCGTCGGCTCTCTGCTGCAGATTCCCTTTTACGTTCCCGTTCATTACCATCACTATCTCTTTAACATATTTTATTCCCTAAAACAAAAAGCCCCTAACGATGCTATAGCATCGTTAGGGGCGCTTACGCGCGGTACCACCCTACTTGGTCCTCATTACATCGGAACAAGTTCCGACTCCCGGTTAACGCCCGGCTACGCCTATGCCTACTTCAACAATCCTTCAGCACAAAAGCTCCTGGGCGAGAAACAAACAGCTCCTGCACCGGCTCACACCACCCGCCGGCTCTCTGTTGCAAATATCTGTTCAAACTCCCAATCATTGCCTATCACTTGTTTCCTTTTACCTTAACAAAACAATGCTTTTTTGTAAATACTCTTTTTGCATTTTTTCATAAATTTCATCATCCTTTAACTACACACTATTTAAATCAGATGCAGTAAATCTTGCTTACTTAAAACAATCTCAATAGTTCGTCTAGGCGTTCTATTTACAATTGTGAAAAAATATGCTTTTATATAGTTAGTTTTAACTCTCAATGCACTGCTCACTCAGAAAGGATCGATGTAAAATGAAACTAGGTTCACCACGTTTATGGCTAGCTCTCTGCCTCAGCTTGCTGCTGATTTCCGGAATCGCCAGCGCAGCTCCTCAAGAAACACCGCCCAGTCCAAACACTTTGTCTCTTTGCGCTACAGACGCCGCTAGTTCACAGAAAAGCAAATTAAACGATCTCGTACATTTCAAGACCACCGAGCAAAAAACGCTTTCCGACGGTCTTGTTATTCCGGCTCAAACCATCTTGACCGGAACCATAACCCGTGTAGAAAAATCGGGAGGCTGGGGCTGCCCTGGGAAAATGGATATCACTTTTACGGAAATTCCCGGACAAACTGGTCAGAAGCTCCCCTTTCAAGGCGTTCTGAATGTTAAAGGAAACGAGCCCAATACCTTGGTTAAAGTATCTCTTTTGGGCGGATTCAGCAAAGGAAAGCCAGCACTTATCAAAGCTGGGGACAACTTTATTTTGACCTTGACCGCCGTTCCGCCTCAGGCACAGCAGACTGATGCTACAAATACACCGCCTGCTGTTGTAGAACCGCTTGCGGAGAAACAAGTTTG
This genomic window from uncultured Anaeromusa sp. contains:
- the leuB gene encoding 3-isopropylmalate dehydrogenase, which produces MEHKIVVIPGDGIGQEIVDAAVRVLQAAARKGSLKLTLQECYAGGAALDHRGEPLPQETVQAARSAEAVLLGAVGGPKWDGVSAELRPERAILGLRQELGLYANLRPVRVLPSLASYSPVKEEVVTDTDILIVRELNGGIYFGEKGTEGDKAWDVEMYSKPEIERIAAVAFQAAQGRRRKVTSVDKANVLASSRLWRATVTEAAKGHGEISLNHYYVDNFAMQLILAPRQFDVVVTNNLFGDILSDAAAVLAGSIGMLPSASVGRETSLYEPIHGSAPEIAGQGIANPLGTILSTSMLLEYSLAQPELAKAVAWSVEAVLAAGYRTQDIYRPGTTKVSTEEMGRLVEAHLADLVI
- the leuC gene encoding 3-isopropylmalate dehydratase large subunit; translated protein: MGMTMTEKILASRAGKDKVVPGELIECRVDFTLANDITAPPAIGEFKRMGKPLFDKEKVALVPDHFVPNKDVQSAMNAKTMREFAYEQDITHYFEVGRMGIEHVLLPEQGLVAPGQVIIGADSHTCTYGAVGAFSTGVGHTDLAAAWATGKTWFKVPSSIRVRLKGKPGRWVSGKDVMLTLIGQIGVDGARYQALEFTDEGVAALSMADRFTMANMAIEGGAKNGIFPVDAATKGYLEGRVSKYEVFTADADAQYEREIVLDLGRLQPVVALPHLPENVKSVSELPPTAIDQVVIGSCTNGRLEDLAVAAQFFAGRKVHPKVKAIIIPGSQEVYLAAIEKGYIQQFIAAGAAVSTPTCGPCLGGYMGIMAAGERAVTTTNRNFRGRMGHIDSEVYLASPAVAAASAIMGRIAAPEEVEA
- a CDS encoding MFS transporter, which produces MKEKLSKVPKVVWLQLFLLALGYAFYSANRLAFGVGLKAVAGQLALTAVQIGTLGTIFTLGQALIDIPAGYIADRFGRKRMLIMGMLGISITTMLVTTASSFAEAASWRFLFGATEGIWNIVMYSVAGSIFPAARAMLNGLMMTFYSVGAYVGPSYYGWSLGVTGSWQSGLLTMGITTLAFALLLIWGFKARYTDQSKDIKQTHLLEALRTVGRSRVVWLGVLIQILNIVPYWGFASMGPYLFMTYKGYTAADAGQFFGIIYGIGGLSSVVLGYFADHFGRKPTILFLAVLNTLCAVLIFHVIPQSSEIVLYIVGGLMGIGLHAIYVLGYTVGQDGVKPHQIGLATGIIGASSYFLSFFSGPLMGYLTKAYGYLMALDIVVVAFEAILIVVAFMMTETQRQEEVLQSEETAG
- the leuD gene encoding 3-isopropylmalate dehydratase small subunit (catalyzes the isomerization between 2-isopropylmalate and 3-isopropylmalate in leucine biosynthesis); translation: MILKGNAWRYGDNIDTDFIYPARFLNITEPSVMAAHCMEDLDPDFQNKTAKGDIVVAGRNFGCGSSREHAPVSIKENGIACVIAESFARIFYRNAINIGLPLLEIGEQARTIQEGDQLRLNLEAGVIENLTRGERYMAPPLPPFIQKIVSAGGLANYVREEV
- a CDS encoding SAP domain-containing protein, with amino-acid sequence MVQVQEMARSRGLKPGRRKKADLIRAIQCEEGNRPCFNEGASACGQTDCLWRDDCSAAKM